The following nucleotide sequence is from Scheffersomyces stipitis CBS 6054 chromosome 4, complete sequence.
ATTACGATAGAATCTTGGTGTTGGACAAGGGAGAAATCAAGGAGTTTGACACTCCAtggaacttgttcaacattAGCAATGGTATTTTCCAGCAAATGTGCCAGAAGTCTAATATTACGGAGGAAGACTTCGCCAACCTCAAAAATTTCTAGTACAACAGCGTTTGTACGCTCATAGCCTAATAAAATAATATATAAAGAAGTATTAGAGCTTTGTAGAAGCAGAGAGAATTGTCGTACTCGTTTCTTATCAGTTgcttttcgcagccaaaaaAAAACCGGAGTAGAACAGACCGATTACAAAGGATATTATGAAAAGTGGATCCACATAGATATGAAAAGCTCCAATGAAGAAAGCTATGACAAATCCCCGTCAGGCTACGAGCACTTCGAAATTTTGTGTGTCTTCACTGCCAACACTAGTCACAGTAAAGACAAAGTTAGCGGATTCAGTTCTTATGCAATCCATACAGCCTCTTTTGGTTTGCACAAGAGCAAAGTGATGACGCTGGCTGTATAGTCTCTGGTCCATCGCTTTAATTGAACAACGCCTCCGGTTCCATCTCCCAAATCGAAATCCGAGTCTATTGGAAGTCGTCCTGGAATTGTAATTGTGAAGGTGGAGCAGCTaaaaaagagaaattgagaaaAGTGACCAGAGAAATCGCATTGCGGATCTTAGACTCAGGTCTAAGAAATTTTATGAACTTTGATGAAATTCTGTGAAATCGCTTTCAACTTTTGAAATTTACTGAGATTCGATAGCTCTGTAAGTTATAACACTCAATTGCTAGAATCACTTAATTTAGTCATACCATAGAACCAGTTGGTTGCTGTCTATTTCACTTCATTCCCCCACACGTAGTCTATCTATGAGGGAAACCACAGCTTCTATATGCACTCTTGATATTGTACAGGTGCGAATCTCATAGTTAGAAACAACTACAATTTCAGGAACACTTTTTATCGTCAGTTCTTATTATCAGAAGGGAATTGCTTGCTGTTGCGTACAAAAGAAGGCGTTTTCAGTTGAGTTTCAGATCTGAAGACAGgaaaaaatcaagaagtagCGAATTGCAGACAAAAAAACATCAGTTTTCCATCTCTTCGATCGTTCAATTTCGTTTTCTGTTCCCACCTTTCACTCTTTCTCTCCTTGTTGTTCTCGATTGAGTTTTACACTTACATTAACTTCAAGCATTATTACAATAAACAGCAAAAGGCAAATAAGATTCCAACAATCTCAATCTCATCAATATATTCTTAATTTCTCGTTATCTTAAGAGAGTCATCAGATTACGCTTGCTACCAATATGTCAGAGCCTTCCACACCTCTTGTTGGTTCTCCACCTGATGGAcagaagttcaagaagcttCTCAACCGCTTAAGCGGGCAACCAGCCTCGTACTCCCGTAAACAACACTACACATTTGGCAAGACTCTTGGGGCTGGATCGTTCGGGATTGTAAGATATGCCCGTGATAATGTCAGCAACGAAGAAGTAGCCGTCAAgatcatcttgaagaaggccCTCAAGGGCAACGAGGACATGATCATTcaggagttgaagttgctCCAGGAATTGCGCCATCCACATATCGTAGGTTTCCGCGACTGGTTCGAGTCTAAGGACAAGTTCTATATCGTAACTCAGTTGGCTACTGGGGGTGAGTTGTTTGATCGTATTGTTCGAAAAGGTAAGTTCACCGAGCACGACGCCTCATTAGTGATTGTCCAGATGTTGGAAGCTATTGAATATTTACACAACCAAGACATTGTCCACAGAGACTTGAAGCCCGAAAATATCTTGTACTTGACACCAGAAGAGAACTCCAATGTGGTATTGGCTGATTTTGGAATCGCTAAGAGGTTGCAGTCTCCGAATGAGAAATTGACGAGTTCAGCTGGTTCTTTTGGCTATGCAGCCCCAGAAGTTATATTAGGCACTGGACATGGCAAACCTTGTGATATCTGGTCCTTGGGTGTCATCACGTATACGTTGTTATGTGGCTACTCGCCGTTCCGTTCGGAGAACGTTCAGGACTTCATTTCTGAAGTCAAACATAACAATGCTGTAATTTTCCATGCCGACTACTGGAAAGATGTCAGTAAGGATGCTCGCAGATTTATTGTAAAAGCATTACAGTTCGATCCCGACAATAGACCCACAGCTTcggagttgttgaacgacCAGTGGTTGGTGTCGATTGCCCAACAGCACAAGGAATGCGACTTGCTTCCTAACTTGAAGCAAGGTTTCGATGCTAAAGCCAAGTTTAGACAGGCCATCCAGTTGGTTAAGTTGAACAACCGCattcagaagttgaaggaaatccAAACggacgaagacgacgacccaaatgaaatcaatttATTCAGCGAGTCCGGTTCACTCGTCGAAGGAAGTACGACTCCAGTTCCAGGTTACGACAAAACACCTTTGGTctcttggaagaagttctcGCATATTCTCAGcaacttggaaaacgacAAGTCCAGAGCATCTTTGTCTCCCATCAAGTCTCCTTACAGTAGCAGCAGTAGAGAAGAGTCCAGAAAGTCTTCTAACTTAACCAGCGATGCCTTTGTGCAGTTGGTTCACACAGCTTCTGAGAACAAGGAAAGAGTACAGTCGTATAAGGAACCCCACTCGTCGACTGATACCGATGCATCTCTGGTTGAACcaaattcttctgaaaagCAAGAATAGGCTATGTGATCAATCATTGGTTCATTTGTAAATTATGATGAACCTAGGTGCGTACTTATTTTTGCCATAGCCCTAGTACAATAGTACTATACTGACTTGTACTACTCTGCGCTATTTCTTATTTAATTCTCTCATTGTGACTTTTTCTACGAATCTTAATATCTTGCAATATACAACGTACACTGCTTGCGATCTCATGTCAATGACTAGCGATGCACCTATTCTGTGGTGCTCACTTTAAATTTCAGCTGGTTCTTTTTTTCGCTTACAAAATTCCGAGCTTGCGAGTGTTGATAAAAAACCAAATCTGAAGCTCGCTTTTCCAAAGTGTTCTTTTCCATTCCTCCAATTCAACACAAGCGGTGGCAGACGACCTCACTTGGTCTGTTTATCGAGCTATACCActagaagaacttgttaCCTAGGTGATAATATTGAACTATTGTACTATTGACATTGCCATTATCCAATTTGAACAGTGAACTGAAATACTCATAGTGAATAACTTGTATTGAAAATTATACTAATTATTCGACGAAAGCAGAgaaaatcttctttcaatacATTCTCACAAATCTCATAACAAAAGCATCAGTACTTGAAAGCTTTTTGTTTACAAATTTCGATACTTGAGTTCAATACTTAACACTATAATCATAATATAGTTATCATGTCAGATATAGACAACTCTGAGGTGGATTCTCCATTCACGGCCGATACAACACCAGCTCCCAAACAAAGAACTCCGCAGCTCTTCCTTGATGTAGAGGATAAGACGGAAGAGGCCCGGTCCAAGTTTTCGGAGTTGGAAGCATGTACCTATTCTAGCAAGTTGATTGGTTCCTCGGGCCAACAGGAGTATATGACGTGTGACTGTGTGGAAGATTGGGATTCAGAGTCTCAGCGCAACTTGGCCTGTAGCGATGATTCCAACTGTATAAACCGTGTAACCTCTGTGGAATGTATCAATGGCCATTGTGGTTGTGGAAAGAACTGTCAGAACCAGCGTTTCCAAAAAAGGCAATATGCCTCAGTTTCTGTTTTTCAGACAGAACTCAAGGGTTATGGTTTACGAGCAGATGATGTTATTCCCGAAGGTGGATTCATCTATGAATATATTGGCGAAGTCATAGACGAAGCTAGCTTTAGAGCCAGAATGATCGATTATGattccaagaatttcaagCATTTCTACTTCATGATGCTCAAGAACGACTCGTTCATCGATGCCACCATCAAAGGTTCATTGGCCAGATTCTGCAACCATTCATGTAGTCCCAATGCTTTCGTTGATAAATGGGTCGTTGGcgacaagttgagaatGGGGATCTTTGCCAAAAGATCCATTCTGAAGGGTGAGGAAATTACTTTCGACTACAACGTGGACAGGTACGGAGCACAATCACAGCC
It contains:
- a CDS encoding Calcium/calmodulin-dependent protein kinase (go_function protein kinase activity; ATP binding~go_process protein amino acid phosphorylation), encoding MSEPSTPLVGSPPDGQKFKKLLNRLSGQPASYSRKQHYTFGKTLGAGSFGIVRYARDNVSNEEVAVKIILKKALKGNEDMIIQELKLLQELRHPHIVGFRDWFESKDKFYIVTQLATGGELFDRIVRKGKFTEHDASLVIVQMLEAIEYLHNQDIVHRDLKPENILYLTPEENSNVVLADFGIAKRLQSPNEKLTSSAGSFGYAAPEVILGTGHGKPCDIWSLGVITYTLLCGYSPFRSENVQDFISEVKHNNAVIFHADYWKDVSKDARRFIVKALQFDPDNRPTASELLNDQWLVSIAQQHKECDLLPNLKQGFDAKAKFRQAIQLVKLNNRIQKLKEIQTDEDDDPNEINLFSESGSLVEGSTTPVPGYDKTPLVSWKKFSHILSNLENDKSRASFSSREESRKSSNLTSDAFVQLVHTASENKERVQSYKEPHSST